In Acropora muricata isolate sample 2 chromosome 13, ASM3666990v1, whole genome shotgun sequence, the DNA window AGTAGCCACAACCAGCCCaggagttgctgttgttgttgtggcagaGGTGGTAAATGTAAAAGTGTCAGTAATACAGACCAAGGACTGTGATCCTGCCACAGATGAATCctcaatgttgtcatcctcTGCTTCATCCTCgctgaaaattagaaaatgtttgtcttaaaaatttgtaatgaatatagaacaataaatataatagtttctttcaagtcaatAAAAACGATTGCCACCCTGTGAAGGAatccaaacagcatttttcgctaGCTCAACATACACAgtaaatgttattacaaagcgaaagaagtttgcttcaatcgactgaaaatatttattacatGTTCATTCAAATTGTTTGCATAACTGCCAGATTAGCTTTTGAATGTAGTGGAATACAAAACTAGGACATCACAGgctttcaaagaacacaaaatacatcataattTATCGCCAACGACCCGCTATTTACTTCGCTTGAATAGTCAAAACATTCaggcaacaataaaagagtttttTAGGCCGGTTTTGTAGTCGAAAACACCGGATGTGACCCTTGCGTAATCGGATCTGAAGAAAAGTGTCATCGCCTCTCTGCGAACAATCAGTCATTGAAATATGAACCGTTGGgatcccaaatttgaattttcacaaaaactatcctcattcagatattcaaacacaaatgaaacagtttatttcatcgaaatatcCGGGATTACCGACGCTACGGGCAAATCGGCTGATCTAAGCGAAATTTAAATACCCAAGAAAAATTGAGCACGCGCTCGCTCGAGACACTCAACACAAGGTCAACTTCGGATCAGAATTTAACGATCGCTTACCTCAATTCTTCGCCAAAAATTCCAGGCTGATGTTCTAGttcagcttcctcctctttgCTTGTGCCACTTTCCATTTCACTGTCGTCGTCTTCTTCCCATAAAAGCCTCGAAACCTCGTCTGCACTATAAAGAGTAGCTCTCCGACGCATCGCCATTGTTGCttcgcaaaaaatacgaaattcaaatgccgctagcaacgcgatgataAACGGTAACTaagtgaaacttggcagtttattggctaattatgatgtcaagccactgtctaaatttggtggcaatcggaaaaacagaacgaattctacgtcacattcgcttcggtatcctgggggataccgatttgtaAGGCCGGTAAGCAACGTTttcgcaaaaaatacgaaattcaaatgccgctagcaacgcgatgataaacggtatctatttgaaacttggcagtttactggctaattatgatgtcaagccactgtccaaatttggtggcaatcggaagaacagaacgaattctacgtcacattcgcttcggtatcctgggggataccgatttgtaAGGACGGTAACCAAGGGGTTAATGGCAGCATACTTGGATTGCTTTCCATCTTCATCTTGTCTCCTTCTATGTGAATATCAAAacttagtaccaaataatattaatattcacgtaaaggagacaaagatatggctgccattcaaaacttggtgctcactttctgtcccaagatgcGCGGCATACCACAAAGGAagctgaaactcttgatgcctgtaacTGATTTAATGATATCAAGAGGTTCTGGAGGGATCCTAGAACTCCTTCTTCTCAGCAACAGCTGTCATGTTTTCTTTAGGTTAATCTTGATGCAATTCTCATCAGCCTACCTAGTTTAAGTGCTATATTACATGTAATGTTaaggtttaaatttagttttggggcaaatttttaaaactggttcagtttttattttcttttgacatgtattcattaccataatctggaacaatggcaaataaaattgaaaccagttcaaaaaacattaaaccaaggataaatttaaaccacaacataataAATGTTTATGTTATAGGACTGAACTTCTATATTTGAGTCATCCTCTGAACTACCTCTAGCAGTAATAATGGGACACTAAGTGTAATATCACCTGCAAACTTGATTAATAAATTtcggaaacaaaaaacagtCTTTGTATCAGTTATCAAGATGGAAAAGAAAATTGCCACAATTAAGGACAGTGCCTTGAGGGACCCCTGTATTAATAGATATTAAAGTAACCAGTATGAATGCTCAACGAAAACCATTTGTTTAAAGCTACAATATGTGCATTACTTTGGTGTTTACAACTAAGACTAAAGGGTATGGTGTTTGATGGGCAGTGAGTTTAGGTTTAGGAAAAACATGTTTTTTAATTCCAGTTTCACGTAGGGAACAAACCTATGAACTCTGTGATGCTAGTGGATTGCTCTTATACTAACAAGCCATAAGAACTTCTGGTGAGCTCAGGAGCACGTCTAGGTTCTTACATGAAGTTCCTCTGCTGCAGTACTGCAGGCTCACCAACTTCTAAACTTGATTCATAAAAACAACGTGACTTGTGTGTGACGTGTGACCCCAACCTCCCACCTCCCATCCCCCCCTCCTTCCTTACCCAAATCAACTCAGCATCAAAGTCTCTTTTCAAAACACCACCTCTTCAGTTAAGAGCTTGGTTGACAGTCTCACAATCCTTGGGTTTCTTGGGTTTGATTTCGCGAACATGGAATGCTTGATTACCCAAGGTTCTTTGCAATTCTTTTAGGCATTCTTAATATTAATTCATTAGATGACCTGAGACTgcaactattattattgttattattcttattttaaATAATGCCAATGACTTCAAAAACTTGGGTTCTAAAACATAGGTAGCTCGCGCGATccactccttttttttttagatcagtgcaTGCAGCCAACTTAGCACCAATTCATCATTATGTTGCAGTTAaaatttagttttcctttgtttttgcgAACATTACCATACACAAGCATACACAAAACAAagggaaactaaaatttaactggaaaaaaaaattgaccacaGCATTTACATACATATCATACTAATAGTTCTTACCATTTCAATGTATGGTGCACCATCTGCAATATTTTCAATATCCAGTCCAGATGTTGATTTCTCAGCAATTTCTTTTTCCAACATCTCTTCAGCCTCTTTCATCTTAGGCAAGAAATCCTTGACTCgacttaaaactaaaaaaaaaaagaaaaaggggtGATGAAGAAAGCATTGTAAACTTTGAAAGAAGAGATAGTATTGTTAATTGCATcttcaaaaataatttaaaactttGCAAACAGAGGTCAGTTTCAAATTGGTTTATGTGTAGTTTCATGGCTGATTGGTACAAGCCAAACCTCTGTCTTTAAAGAAATCATggaattattattactgatttttttttctaccaAAACTCTCTGAttattacatacatacatgcatactTACATACGTACAC includes these proteins:
- the LOC136896317 gene encoding uncharacterized protein isoform X1, with translation MAMRRRATLYSADEVSRLLWEEDDDSEMESGTSKEEEAELEHQPGIFGEELSEDEAEDDNIEDSSVAGSQSLVCITDTFTFTTSATTTTATPGLVVATVSPLVSFPVATQESVAGPSCSFSGGSFYSTRQRTLVLDKRARVEPPPKDPRNYEQGRLWQRW
- the LOC136896317 gene encoding uncharacterized protein isoform X3 is translated as MAMRRRATLYSADEVSRLLWEEDDDSEMESGTSKEEEAELEHQPGIFGEELSEDEAEDDNIEDSSVAGSQSLDM
- the LOC136896317 gene encoding uncharacterized protein isoform X2, with protein sequence MAMRRRATLYSADEVSRLLWEEDDDSEMESGTSKEEEAELEHQPGIFGEELSEDEAEDDNIEDSSVAGSQSLPNLQDM